The segment GGTAAGAGAAGTAGATAAAAGTAAGTATGTTGCATATGAAGTTAAAGATGATTTGGACATTCCTAATTGTAAATACTTAGCTAAAATTAAAATTGGATATGGTGATGGTTTCTTAAAGAAAAATGAAAATAGTAAGTGTATTATAAATAATAAAGAGTTTAAAATAGCTGAAGTAACTATGGATAATACATTTATTGAAGTTGACGAAAGTGTAAAAGAGGGGGATAAGATATATCTATATAGAGATATAACAAAAGAGGTTAATTTTATAGGAATGAATATATATGAACTATTAACTATTTTAAGCCCTCGTATACCTAGAGAATTAAAATATTAATTATTTTTTATAATTTGTAATTTTATCTATATAAAAGAATAAAAGAGCTAGCTTATACTTTCCTAGCTCTTTTTATATTATCTAGATAGTTTATTTAATGCTTTAAATAGTTCTCTGTCCTTTTGAATTTTTCCAAACTTTGTTACAAGCCAGTTTAATTCTTGCTCTGTAAGATTAAGCTCATCTTTAACATATGTTTCTAGCTTTTCAACTTCTTGAGGTAAAAGAATAGGTTTAGTAGAATTATTGATCTCTTGTACTGTACCAGCTCCCTCAAAATATAGAAGTAACTTTTTCCAGTTAGAGAAAAGATCAGTTTTTCTAAGTAACATAACTGCTTTGTAATCTAGTTGTGGAATCTCCTTGTAACCTTTTCTTTTTAAGAAAGTTAAGATCTCATCATCTTTTTTACTATCTATCAAAACCTCTCCAGCTTTTTTGCTATTCATTATCTTAGGTAATCTCTTATCCTTTCCCTTAGTTCTAAGATATTTAGAAAGAGGAATTGTCTTTACCTCATTAAAAAACTCTATCACGAAATCATTAAACTCTTGATTTTCAGGGACTTCATTATTCTCTATTAATTCTATCATCTCATCTATCTTTTTAAAATCTACCATTTTATCTGTCTCCTCTAATTATAAGTATAGTAATATTATAGCATTTAGAAAAATAATTTAAAAGTTAAAAATTGCAAGTTAATAGAATATATGTTAGTATTGATATATAGAAAGTAATTGGAGGAAAAGAATGAGATTAGATAAATTTTTAACAGAGTGTGGACTTGGTAGTAGAAAAGAGGTTAAATCTTTGCTTACAAGTGGAAAAATAAAAGTTAATGGAGAGATAGTAAAAAATCCACAAACTAATATAAAAGAGAATGAAGATAGAGTTGAGTATAACAATAGAGTTTTAGAATATAGCAAATTTAGATATTATATTATGAATAAAAAAGCTGGGTATATAACAGCAGTGGAAGATCCAAGAGAGAAAACTGTAATGGAGTTATTGCCAGATTGGGTAATTAAAAAAGAGTTAGCTCCAGTAGGTAGATTGGATAAGGATACAGAGGGGCTCTTGCTTTTAACAAATGATGGGCAACTTAATCATAAACTTTTAGCACCAAAAAGCCATGTTGAGAAAACTTACTATGCAGAGCTAGAAAAAGATATAAGCAATGAGGATATTGAAAAGTTAGAAAATGGAGTTGATATTGGTGGATATATCACAATGCCAGCTAAAGCAGAGATAGTAGGAGAGAAGAAAATACATCTTACTATTAAAGAGGGAAAATTCCATCAAGTTAAAAAGATGCTAGAGGCAGTAGATAATAAAGTTATATATTTAAAGAGAATCTCTTTTGGAAAACTGTTATTAAATGATATGGAATTAGGAGAGGTAAGAGAGGTAAAAGTTGAAGATATTATTTAATTTTCTTAAATAATATAATAGGACTTTTTAGGAGAAAAGGAAATGGATATTGTTAAAAGAGGGGAAACTGGAGTTGTAACAGCCAGAAGAAAGAAAAGAGTTAAAGAGGAGAGAAAAAGTATATTTGAAATATATCGTTCTCCAAAAACTATAAAAGATTATATGTTCTACCTAAAGGATTTTCTCAACTTTGTATATGAAGGTGAGGGAGAGATTCGTGGTGATGAGCTTATAGATCTAATGAAAGATATAGATAAAACAGATGTAGAAGATTATATTAGTCACTTAGTTGATGAAAGGCAATTGAAGAAGACATCTATAAATAAGATTCTCTCTGCACTGAAATCACTGTATAAAGAGATGGAGAAAAATGGTTTTGATAATCCTTTTAAGTATATAGAACTATTTAAAGTTGGAAGAAATATAGATAATATTTTAAAACTATCTTTTGAAGATATAAAAAAAATTATAGGGCTATATAAAATCAAGGGAGAAAAGGAGTATAGAAATATAACTATATTATATACTCTATTCTATACAGGAATGAGAAGTCAAGAATTGTTAAATCTAAAGTTTAAACATATTCTTGTAAGAGAGGGAAATTATTATATAAAACTAGAGCAGACTAAAAGTGGAAGAGAACAATATAAATCTATATATGGAATACTTGCTGATAAACTTAATGAGTATAAAAATTATCTGCAATCTCTTTACTCTATTGATGATGAGGAGATAGAGGAGCAATATGTTTTTAGTAGCTCAGTTAAAAAAAATACTCAACTATCATATAGAGCATTATATGATTTAGTTCAAAATTTTGGAAAACTTATAGAGAAGGATATTAGCCCACACAATATTCGTCATGCTGTGGCAACAGAGCTTTCAATAAATGGAGCTGATCTTTTAGAGATTAGAGATTTTTTAGGACACGCAGATACAAGAGTAACAGAAGTATATATCAATGCAAAATCTGTTCTTGAGAAAAAAGTTTTAGAGAAGTTACCATCACTTTCTTCTCTTGATGATATAGCAAGTAAATAAGTAGCTATAATTTTAATTAAGAAAATAATATATAAATTTTAAAGATTAATTTCAGAATATAAAATAATTTTGATTTTAATCTTTTTTATTATTATAGATGAATACTTTATCAAGTATAAAAATATTTATAGTTTTTTAATTAAATTAAAGTTTAAATTTAAAATAATTAAGTTATTAAAAATTATTTAAGTAATATAACTGCATATAATTAACATTATATGTGGTTATATTAGTTGTTATATCTGTTTAATAATTATTTTAAATAATTTTATGAAGCTTATAGAATGATTTATATAGTATTACCATAAAATTTTCATTTTATCAAATATAAATTTTTATGGGGTTTCCTATATTTGACTTTTTCTATTATTATGTTATAATATATATGAAAGACCCAATGGGTACTTTGGAAAATGCAAAAAAGTTCTGATGAAATAAGCTCTCATTTATTGGGAGCTTGTTTCATATATATCAAATCCTCAGAACATTTGGTATATAGTAGA is part of the Fusobacterium varium genome and harbors:
- a CDS encoding rRNA pseudouridine synthase, with the translated sequence MRLDKFLTECGLGSRKEVKSLLTSGKIKVNGEIVKNPQTNIKENEDRVEYNNRVLEYSKFRYYIMNKKAGYITAVEDPREKTVMELLPDWVIKKELAPVGRLDKDTEGLLLLTNDGQLNHKLLAPKSHVEKTYYAELEKDISNEDIEKLENGVDIGGYITMPAKAEIVGEKKIHLTIKEGKFHQVKKMLEAVDNKVIYLKRISFGKLLLNDMELGEVREVKVEDII
- a CDS encoding tyrosine-type recombinase/integrase, which encodes MDIVKRGETGVVTARRKKRVKEERKSIFEIYRSPKTIKDYMFYLKDFLNFVYEGEGEIRGDELIDLMKDIDKTDVEDYISHLVDERQLKKTSINKILSALKSLYKEMEKNGFDNPFKYIELFKVGRNIDNILKLSFEDIKKIIGLYKIKGEKEYRNITILYTLFYTGMRSQELLNLKFKHILVREGNYYIKLEQTKSGREQYKSIYGILADKLNEYKNYLQSLYSIDDEEIEEQYVFSSSVKKNTQLSYRALYDLVQNFGKLIEKDISPHNIRHAVATELSINGADLLEIRDFLGHADTRVTEVYINAKSVLEKKVLEKLPSLSSLDDIASK